A portion of the Cololabis saira isolate AMF1-May2022 chromosome 17, fColSai1.1, whole genome shotgun sequence genome contains these proteins:
- the dhx32b gene encoding putative pre-mRNA-splicing factor ATP-dependent RNA helicase DHX32, which yields MAQDISSLNGEDCFEGTSPCCSDSEALGPGDKEYDDILELNQFDGLPYSSRFYKLMKERKELPVWRAKCEFMDMLAKGQFVVVSGFAKTGRSSQIPQWSAEFLLSVQFQHGTVVCTQIHSQQAVDLALRVADEMDVNIGHEVGYSIPLEKCCTNETVLRFCTDDVLLREMMSDPLLERYGVVIVDQAHQRTVATDVLLGLLKDITVQRPELRVVVLSAVEPSPKQLAHLAGSAAPVIRVETAGAGEVVHSSSTADNYFCSALRLVLEIHHSEERGDVVVFLVTTQEIDLAHDILCHEGDSLPSDLGELLPIVAHPGQPGNVLVFGEEETGRTRRVILTSSPNEDFFWAARSIRFVIDAGLEKRYVYNPRIRTNSVIIQPISAVQSECRRQLAGPTGRCFCLYSKERQLPAEIRPRIVESDITSTVLFLKRMEIAGLGHCDFVERPDPGGLMQALEELDYLAALDNDGNLSEMGIIMSEFPLEPQMAKTVLASCEFDCVSEVVIIAAMLTAPTCFTVPPVELKLEASQCHMKFQHPEGDHFTLINIYKAFKQHQQDPYCSEEKWCQDFFLNHTALLMADALRAELTETLKRIELPISVPAFGSRSNTINIKRALLAGFFMQVARDVDGSGNYFILTHKHVAQLHPHSGYGAKSPKLGLPEWLLFHEHTFSDDNCLHTVTHVTPDQVVQMTPQYFFYNLPSSESKDILQNILNHGAPHYREDKHRSQEEPQETQTSDRCVIQ from the exons ATGGCGCAGGACATTTCCAGTTTGAATGGAGAGGACTGTTTTGAGGGAACATCGCCCTGTTGTTCTGACTCGGAGGCTTTGGGTCCAGGAGACAAAGAGTATGATGACATCTTGGAGCTTAATCAGTTTGATGGACTGCCGTACTCCTCGAGGTTTTACAAACTGATGAAAGAGAGGAAAGAGCTGCCAGTGTGGAGAGCAAAGTGTGAATTCATGGACATGTTGGCCAAGGGACAGTTTGTTGTTGTCAGCGGCTTTGCCAAAACTGGAAGGAGCTCTCAA ATTCCCCAGTGGTCTGCTGAATTCCTCCTGTCAGTCCAGTTCCAGCATGGCACGGTGGTTTGTACCCAGATTCACTCTCAACAGGCTGTCGATCTCGCCCTGAGAGTGGCCGACGAGATGGACGTCAACATCGGCCACGAAGTCGGTTACAGCATCCCTCTGGAGAAATGCTGCACCAACGAGACAGTCCTCAG GTTCTGCACAGATGATGTGCTCCTGAGGGAGATGATGTCAGACCCTTTGCTTGAGCGCTACGGTGTGGTGATCGTGGATCAGGCCCACCAGAGGACCGTGGCCACCGACGTGCTCCTGGGCCTGCTGAAGGACATCACCGTGCAGAGGCCGGAGCTCCGCGTGGTCGTCCTGTCGGCCGTGGAACCCTCCCCCAAGCAGCTGGCCCACCTCGCCGGGTCAGCGGCGCCAGTGATCCGCGTAGAGACCGCAGGTGCAGGGGAGGTGGTGCACAGCAGCAGCACGGCCGACAACTACTTCTGCTCTGCCCTCCGTCTCGTGCTGGAGATCCATCACTCCGAGGAGCGGGGAGATGTGGTCGTGTTTCTGGTGACAACGCAG GAAATAGACCTGGCCCATGACATCCTGTGTCACGAGGGGGACAGTTTACCATCTGATCTGGGCGAGCTCCTGCCAATCGTAGCGCACCCTGGCCAGCCTGGGAACGTGCTCGTCTTTGGGGAGGAGGAGACGGGCCGAACACGCAGAGTAATCCTCACATCCAGCCCAAACGAGGACTTCTTCTGGGCTGCTCGCTCAATACGCTTTGTCATTGATGCTGGGCTTGAAAAAAGATAT GTCTACAACCCCAGGATCAGAACAAACTCAGTCATTATTCAGCCCATCAGTGCGGTCCAGAGTGAGTGTCGCAGACAGCTGGCAGGTCCAACAG GCAGGTGTTTTTGTCTGTACTCGAAGGAGAGACAGCTTCCTGCTGAGATTCGCCCACGCATCGTGGAGTCTGACATCACCTCCACTGTTCTCTTCTTAAAGAGGATGGAGATCGCTGGACTCGGCCACTGCGACTTCGTCGAGCGGCCAG ACCCTGGAGGTCTCATGCAGGCTCTGGAGGAGCTGGACTATCTTGCTGCTCTGGATAATGATGGCAACCTCTCTGAGATGGGCATCATCATGTCTGAGTTCCccctggagccccagatggcCAAGACCGTGCTGGCCTCCTGTGAGTTCGACTGTGTCAGTGAGGTGGTCATCATCGCTGCCATGCTAACAG CACCAACTTGCTTCACGGTGCCCCCCGTGGAGCTGAAGCTGGAGGCGAGCCAGTGCCACATGAAGTTCCAGCACCCAGAGGGAGACCACTTTACACTAATCAACATCTACAAGGCCTTCAAGCAGCACCAGCAGGATCCAT ACTGCAGTGAGGAGAAGTGGTGTCAGGATTTCTTCCTGAACCACACAGCTCTGCTGATGGCCGACGCTCTCCGAGCTGAGCTCACAGAAACCTTGAAGAGGATCGAGTTGCCCATCTCGGTGCCTGCCTTCGGTTCCCGCAGCAACACCATAAACATTAAGAGAGCGCTCCTTGCAGGCTTcttcatgcag GTCGCGCGGGATGTGGATGGATCGGGGAACTACTTCATCCTGACCCATAAGCATGTGGCCCAGCTCCATCCTCACTCCGGCTACGGGGCCAAGAGCCCCAAGCTGGGCCTCCCGGAGTGGCTGCTCTTTCATGAACACACCTTCTCAGACGACAACTGCCTCCACACAGTAACCCACGTAACTCCGGACCA GGTCGTTCAGATGACgccacaatattttttttacaacttgccATCGAGTGAGAGCAAAGACATCCTCCAAAACATTTTGAACCATGGAGCTCCTCATTACCGGGAGGATAAACATCGATCGCAAGAGGAACCCCAGGAGACTCAGACTTCTGACCGCTGTGTGATTCAGTGA
- the edrf1 gene encoding erythroid differentiation-related factor 1, giving the protein MSSSAGDREPGIFDNVKEEPGGPTCSGDSSRHESAICLGNGEVKSSAVVKYSAAPPPTTYALLQEKTDLKLPPANWLRENAQLGSAGTTVLGSSSKSKPFSSFGIAYDFIDCIGDDVDVVSDSENIKKLLKIPYSKSHVSMAVHRVGRTLLVDELDIQELFRRSSQTGDWTWLKEFYQRLIDQKWERKKKSKEHWYQKAILSKFLYYSINGDGAAEPVLDNMDEGDDETGAEEYSSSWPATFTSRSDVEESDAPEQESLDSKFALGQVTSVPKEQNLPTLFNEGENSQGLRNDFVRNIMWTFEDIHMLVGSNMPIFGGGRYPAVSLRLRDSNKPINILTGIDYWLDNLMCNVPELVMCFHVNGIVQKYEMIKTEDIPHLDNSTFSTRVVKDIAQNILSFLKSNCTKEGHTYWLFKASGSDIVKLYDLTTLCEEAEEEKCQNPFTLPVAVLLYKVASSLMLKARQNRKHYGTIRTLLLNCVKLLDQERHPQIIASAYYILSELFQLDEPPEEDGEESLRAGGSEDSYSDEDREEEEDEDLTEDSDENGSYSNCSQPQDDSKAVAVIRSVGELSVPEKYKSTHQIRPTGALPVSQDKEERCRHVLSYVLKGLRGVDRSIKRESDLPAADPNTPIPLKYNDGNANAASAGEKGISLLLERVGPVPVDQKIPTRSGMIPGSWQHRMKLQLFLKASKAYYVLSDAATNLLKYGRALRYIKLSMQCYDAYCSVIATLHPQVLQFHSQCLSLCGDIQLMLAQNANNRAAYLEEYSYQTKEDQEILHSLHRESSCQAFSMATDLAMDPEYQLFVSSKCYEAAYELLISEALKDHSSDQLSPVRKRLGNIRNEMGVYYMNQAAAMQTENEAKMSVSTAEQELWKKSFSFFEKGMKDFEAIRDSTNTALLLCNTGRLMRICAQAQCSVSADESRGEFSPEEALYYNKAIDYYLQAMKSLASRQSHPAVWDSVNWELSTTYFTLATLLQDYAPLSRKAQEQIEREVTEAMMKSLKYCDLQTESARQPLYQYRAATIHHRLASMYHSCFRNQVGDEHLRKQHRSLAELHYSKAVSLFLSLKDAPCELLRTLLERVAFAEFTMAGQSSSMAKLKSLTATIETMSETRHAFQLIYKELQEEQVESSELCSTADVASSSASGLDLQEVMKLIGVFEPSFSFLLLQMIKLMTTLKRKPSNKDDELLKTFKAVYSKLLRAEKNAPLLSRVGLYMELLQQLTPQTGGEDTGTHKA; this is encoded by the exons TTTTGGGATAGCCTATGACTTCATCGACTGCATCGGGGATGATGTTGATGTGGTGTCAGACTCTGAG AACATCAAGAAGCTTTTAAAAATTCCCTACAGCAAGTCTCATGTTAGTATGGCCGTTCACCGTGTTGGAAGGACGTTGCTTGTAGATGAGCTGGACATACAGGAGCTTTTCAGAAGATCCTCTCAG ACAGGAGATTGGACTTGGCTCAAAGAGTTTTACCAGAGACTAATAGATCAAAAATgggagaggaaaaagaagagtAAAGAGCACTGGTATCAGAAAGCCATCCTGTCAAAGTTCCTCTACTACAG TATAAACGGTGATGGGGCTGCAGAGCCCGTATTAGACAACATGGATGAAGGAGATGACGAGACCGGGGCTGAAGAGTACAGCTCCTCTTGGCCGGCCACTTTCACCAGCAGATCCGATGTGGAAGAATCAGATGCTCCCGAACAG GAAAGTTTGGACAGCAAGTTTGCTCTGGGCCAGGTGACATCGGTACCTAAAGAGCAAAACCTCCCTACTCTTTTTAATGAAGGGGAAAACAGTCAG GGTTTAAGGAATGACTTTGTGCGAAACATCATGTGGACGTTTGAGGACATCCACATGTTGGTCGGGTCCAACATGCCGATATTCGGAGGTGGTCGCTATCCTGCCGTCAGTCTAAGACTCAG GGACAGCAATAAACCAATCAACATCTTAACTGGTATTGATTACTGGCTTGACAATCTGATGTGCAACGTCCCAGAACTTGTGATGTGTTTTCACGTCAATGGCATTGTGCAG AAATACGAGATGATAAAAACAGAGGACATCCCTCATCTAGACAACTCGACTTTCTCCACCAGAGTTGTGAAAGACATCGCCCAAAATATCCTCTCCTTCCTAAAGTCCAACTGCACCAAAGAAGGTCACACCTACTGGCTTTTCAAAG CGAGTGGGAGTGACATTGTGAAGCTCTACGACCTTACTACTCTGTGTGAGGAGGCTGAAGAAGAGAAATGTCAGAATCCCTTCACTCTTCCTGTCGCTGTGCTGCTGTACAA AGTGGCCAGCAGCCTGATGCTGAAGGCGAGGCAAAACAGAAAGCACTACGGGACGATCAGAACTCTGCTCTTAAACTGCGTCAAACTCCTCGACCAAGAGAGACATCCTCag ATCATCGCCTCAGCCTACTACATTCTGTCAGAGCTGTTCCAGCTCGACGAGCCTCCCGAAGAAGACGGAGAGGAGTCGTTGCGGGCTGGTGGTTCAGAAGACAGCTACAGTGATGAagacagagaggaagaggaggacgaggatcTCACAGAAGACAGTGATGAGAACGGCTCCTACAGTAACTGCTCCCAGCCTCAGGATGATAGTAAAGCAGTGGCAGTGATCCGCTCTGTCGGGGAGCTGTCGGTCCCTGAGAAGTACAAATCAACTCACCAGATCAGA CCAACCGGTGCCTTACCTGTCTCTCAAGATAAGGAGGAGCGATGCAGGCACGTCCTGAGCTATGTACTAAAG GGTTTGAGGGGGGTGGACAGGAGCATCAAGAGAGAGAGTGATCTCCCGGCTGCAGACCCAAACACACCCATTCCCCTCAAATATAACGATGGAAATGCAAACGCAGCTTCTGCTGGAGAGAAAGGGATATCTCTTCTGCTTGAAAGAG TGGGGCCCGTGCCGGTGGACCAGAAGATCCCGACTCGGTCGGGGATGATCCCTGGCTCCTGGCAGCACCGTATGAAGCTGCAGCTTTTCCTCAAAGCCTCCAAGGCCTACTACGTCCTGTCTGatgcagcaaccaacctgctgAAGTACGGCCGAGCCCTGCGCTACATCAAGCTATCTATGCAGTGTTATG ACGCCTATTGTTCCGTTATTGCAACTCTGCATCCACAAGTGCTGCAGTTTCACAGCCagtgcctgtctctgtgtgggGACATCCAGCTGATGCTGGCCCAGAATGCCAACAACAGAGCGGCATATCTGGAGGAATACAGCTACCAGACGAAGGAGGACCAGGAGATCCTGCACAGCCTGCACAGAGAGAGCAGCTGCCAGG CCTTCAGCATGGCAACAGACCTGGCCATGGACCCTGAGTACCAGCTGTTTGTGAGCAGTAAATGCTACGAGGCGGCGTATGAGCTGCTGATCTCCGAGGCGCTGAAGGACCATTCCTCTGATCAGCTGTCTCCGGTTCGCAAAAGGCTTGGAAACATCCGCAACGAGATGGGAGTGTATTACATGAACCAGGCTGCAGCCATGCAAACAGAGAATGAGG CAAAGATGTCGGTGTCCACAGCAGAGCAGGAGTTGTGGAAAAagagtttttccttttttgagaAAGGAATGAAGGACTTTGAGGCGATCCGGGACAGCACCAACACGGCCTTACTGCTCTGTAACACGGGCAGGCTGATGAGAATCTGCGCTCAGGCCCAGTGCAGCGTCTCTGCAGATGAGAGCAGAGGGGAGTTCTCCCCCGAAGAGGCTCTTTACTACAACAAG GCCATAGATTATTACTTGCAAGCTATGAAGTCCCTGGCCAGCAGACAGAGCCACCCAGCAGTATGGGACAGTGTAAACTGGGAATTGTCCACTACATACTTCACTCTGGCTACACTTCTGCAGGACTACGCCCCGCTGTCCAGGAAGGCCCAGGAACAG ATTGAGCGAGAGGTTACCGAGGCGATGATGAAATCCCTCAAATACTGCGACCTGCAGACAGAATCAGCTCGACAGCCGCTCTACCAGTACCGGGCCGCCACCATCCACCATCGCCTGGCTTCCATGTACCACAGCTGCTTCCGCAACCAG GTGGGAGACGAACACTTGAGGAAGCAGCACCGCAGCCTGGCAGAGCTCCACTACAGCAAGGCCGTCTCTTTGTTCCTCAGCCTCAAAGATGCACCCTGCGAGCTGCTCCGCACGTTGCTGGAGAGGGTGGCTTTTGCTGAGTTCACCATGGCAG GTCAGAGCAGCAGCATGGCAAAGCTGAAGAGTCTGACTGCCACGATAGAGACCATGAGCGAAACTCGCCATGCCTTCCAGCTGATCTACAAGGAGCTGCAGGAAGAGCAGGTGGAG TCGAGTGAGCTGTGCTCCACTGCTGACGTGGCCAGCAGCTCCGCATCAGGACTCGACCTCCAGGAAGTGATGAAATTAATTGGGGTGTTTGAGCCAAGTTTCTCcttcctgctgctgcagatgaTCAAGCTGATGACAACCTTGAAAAGGAAGCCAAG CAATAAAGATGATGAATTGTTGAAAACCTTCAAGGCTGTGTACTCGAAGCTGCTGCGTGCCGAGAAAAACGCACCTCTGCTCAGCCGCGTGGGCCTCTACATGGAGCTCCTGCAGCAACTGACCCCTCAAACCGGAGGGGAAGACACGGGAACACATAAAGCATGA